Proteins found in one Sorghum bicolor cultivar BTx623 chromosome 1, Sorghum_bicolor_NCBIv3, whole genome shotgun sequence genomic segment:
- the LOC8060479 gene encoding ATP-dependent RNA helicase SUV3, mitochondrial isoform X3 yields MAVAVLLRQRALSSPHAASSCRNVVYTSGLFSNSDLHSMVNSTNLRFWRTYHNSAKFDLTDLTHPHIWYPKAREKKRNVFLHVGPTNSGKTYSALKRLEASSSGVYCGPLRLLAREIAQRLNKVNVPCNLITGQERDEIEGAKHSSVTVEMADVTTDYQCAVIDEIQMVGCKSRGYSFTRALLGLCSDELHVCGDPAAVPLIQRILEATGDVVTVQYYERLSPLVPLKSPLGSFSNIKAGDCLVTFSRRGIYTLKKRIEREGKHLCSVVYGSLPPETRTKQATMFNDDTSDLDVLVASDAIGMGLNLNISRIIFSTMMKFDGFCNRELTVAEIKQIAGRAGRYGSKFPVGEVTCVDAEDLPLLHSSLKSASPIIERAGLFPTFDLLSLYSRLHGTDFFHPVLERFLEKAKLSPDYFIADCEDMLKVAAIVDDFPLGLYDKYLFCISPVDIRDDISVQGLVQFAENYARKGIVRLKEIFTPGTLQVPKTDNQLKELESVHKVLELYVWLSFRMDDSFPDREVAASQKSICSMLIEEYLERSGWRPQGRRKFLRGPQPQKLLQEYDESQLVN; encoded by the exons ATGGCGGTTGCCGTCCTGCTGCGCCAGAGGGCGCTCTCGTCGCCCCACGCGGCCTCCTCGTGCCGAAATG TTGTATATACGAGTGGCCTTTTTTCCAATTCTGATCTACACTCAATGGTGAATTCTACTAATTTGAGATTTTGGAGGACCTACCATAACTCTGCGAAGTTTGATTTGACTGATTTGAC GCATCCTCATATCTGGTACCCTAAAGCCCGAGAAAAGAAGCGCAATGTGTTTTTACATGTTGGCCCTACAAACAGTGGGAAAACTTATAGTGCTCTCAAGAGactagaagcaagctcttcag GTGTGTACTGTGGACCTCTGAGATTGTTAGCAAGAGAGATAGCCCAAAGGTTAAACAAAGTTAACGTCCCTTGTAACTTGATTACTGGACAAGAAAGGGATGAAATTGAAGGTGCAAAGCATAGCTCAGTGACAGTTGAGATGGCTGATGTGACAACCGACTATCAATGTGCTGTTATTGATGAAATTCAG ATGGTTGGCTGTAAATCAAGGGGTTATTCGTTCACACGTGCACTTCTGGGGCTTTGTTCAGATGAACTTCATGTCTGTGGTGACCCAGCTGCTGTTCCCCTTATTCAGCGAATTCTTGAAGCTACTGGTGATGTAGTTACG GTTCAATATTATGAGAGACTATCTCCTTTGGTTCCTCTGAAGTCTCCACTTGGGTCTTTCTCTAACATCAAGGCAGGAGATTGTTTAGTAACATTTTCAAGACGTGGAATTTATACTCTCAAG AAAAGAATTGAAAGGGAGGGAAAGCATCTTTGCTCTGTGGTCTATGGTTCATTGCCACCAGAAACTCGAACAAAGCAG GCGACAATGTTCAATGATGATACCAGTGACCTTGATGTGCTAGTAGCTAGTGATGCTATTGGAATGGGTCTTAATCTGAACATTTCCAGAATTATTTTCTCTACAATGATGAAGTTTGACGGTTTCTGCAACAGGGAACTAACTGTGGCCGAAATCAAACAGATCGCTG GCAGGGCTGGGAGATATGGGTCTAAGTTCCCTGTTGGAGAAGTGACCTGTGTAGATGCTGAAGATCTCCCATTGCTGCACTCGTCTCTGAAATCAGCTTCCCCCATTATAGAG CGTGCTGGACTTTTCCCCACATTTGATTTATTATCTTTGTATTCACGATTACATGGAACTGACTTTTTTCACCCTGTACTG GAACGTTTCTTGGAGAAGGCTAAACTATCGCCAGACTATTTTATTGCTGATTGTGAAGATATGTTG AAGGTTGCTGCTATTGTTGATGATTTCCCTCTCGGATTGTATGATAAATACCTCTTCTGTATCAG TCCAGTGGACATACGTGATGATATATCTGTCCAAGGACTAGTTCAG TTTGCAGAAAATTATGCAAGGAAAGGCATTGTTCGACTTAAAGAGATATTCACACCTGGAACATTACAGGTTCCTAAAACAGACAATCAACTCAAGGAGCTTGAATCAGTTCACAAG GTCCTAGAGTTATATGTGTGGTTAAGCTTCAGAATGGATGATTCCTTTCCAGACCGTGAAGTGGCTGCCTCTCAAAAGTCAATCTGTAGCAT GTTGATCGAAGAATATCTAGAGAGGTCGGGATGGCGACCACAAGGCCGAAGAAAGTTTTTGCGTGGACCGCAACCGCAAAAGCTGCTCCAAGAATACGATGAATCGCAATT ggtgaactaa
- the LOC8060479 gene encoding ATP-dependent RNA helicase SUV3, mitochondrial isoform X2 — translation MPKPSAPSADITDQWWHTISVVYTSGLFSNSDLHSMVNSTNLRFWRTYHNSAKFDLTDLTHPHIWYPKAREKKRNVFLHVGPTNSGKTYSALKRLEASSSGVYCGPLRLLAREIAQRLNKVNVPCNLITGQERDEIEGAKHSSVTVEMADVTTDYQCAVIDEIQMVGCKSRGYSFTRALLGLCSDELHVCGDPAAVPLIQRILEATGDVVTVQYYERLSPLVPLKSPLGSFSNIKAGDCLVTFSRRGIYTLKKRIEREGKHLCSVVYGSLPPETRTKQATMFNDDTSDLDVLVASDAIGMGLNLNISRIIFSTMMKFDGFCNRELTVAEIKQIAGRAGRYGSKFPVGEVTCVDAEDLPLLHSSLKSASPIIERAGLFPTFDLLSLYSRLHGTDFFHPVLERFLEKAKLSPDYFIADCEDMLKVAAIVDDFPLGLYDKYLFCISPVDIRDDISVQGLVQFAENYARKGIVRLKEIFTPGTLQVPKTDNQLKELESVHKVLELYVWLSFRMDDSFPDREVAASQKSICSMLIEEYLERSGWRPQGRRKFLRGPQPQKLLQEYDESQLRKYFQEVNPGPK, via the exons ATGCCAAAACCAAGCGCGCCCTCTGCAGACATTACCGACCAGTGGTGGCATACTATCAGTG TTGTATATACGAGTGGCCTTTTTTCCAATTCTGATCTACACTCAATGGTGAATTCTACTAATTTGAGATTTTGGAGGACCTACCATAACTCTGCGAAGTTTGATTTGACTGATTTGAC GCATCCTCATATCTGGTACCCTAAAGCCCGAGAAAAGAAGCGCAATGTGTTTTTACATGTTGGCCCTACAAACAGTGGGAAAACTTATAGTGCTCTCAAGAGactagaagcaagctcttcag GTGTGTACTGTGGACCTCTGAGATTGTTAGCAAGAGAGATAGCCCAAAGGTTAAACAAAGTTAACGTCCCTTGTAACTTGATTACTGGACAAGAAAGGGATGAAATTGAAGGTGCAAAGCATAGCTCAGTGACAGTTGAGATGGCTGATGTGACAACCGACTATCAATGTGCTGTTATTGATGAAATTCAG ATGGTTGGCTGTAAATCAAGGGGTTATTCGTTCACACGTGCACTTCTGGGGCTTTGTTCAGATGAACTTCATGTCTGTGGTGACCCAGCTGCTGTTCCCCTTATTCAGCGAATTCTTGAAGCTACTGGTGATGTAGTTACG GTTCAATATTATGAGAGACTATCTCCTTTGGTTCCTCTGAAGTCTCCACTTGGGTCTTTCTCTAACATCAAGGCAGGAGATTGTTTAGTAACATTTTCAAGACGTGGAATTTATACTCTCAAG AAAAGAATTGAAAGGGAGGGAAAGCATCTTTGCTCTGTGGTCTATGGTTCATTGCCACCAGAAACTCGAACAAAGCAG GCGACAATGTTCAATGATGATACCAGTGACCTTGATGTGCTAGTAGCTAGTGATGCTATTGGAATGGGTCTTAATCTGAACATTTCCAGAATTATTTTCTCTACAATGATGAAGTTTGACGGTTTCTGCAACAGGGAACTAACTGTGGCCGAAATCAAACAGATCGCTG GCAGGGCTGGGAGATATGGGTCTAAGTTCCCTGTTGGAGAAGTGACCTGTGTAGATGCTGAAGATCTCCCATTGCTGCACTCGTCTCTGAAATCAGCTTCCCCCATTATAGAG CGTGCTGGACTTTTCCCCACATTTGATTTATTATCTTTGTATTCACGATTACATGGAACTGACTTTTTTCACCCTGTACTG GAACGTTTCTTGGAGAAGGCTAAACTATCGCCAGACTATTTTATTGCTGATTGTGAAGATATGTTG AAGGTTGCTGCTATTGTTGATGATTTCCCTCTCGGATTGTATGATAAATACCTCTTCTGTATCAG TCCAGTGGACATACGTGATGATATATCTGTCCAAGGACTAGTTCAG TTTGCAGAAAATTATGCAAGGAAAGGCATTGTTCGACTTAAAGAGATATTCACACCTGGAACATTACAGGTTCCTAAAACAGACAATCAACTCAAGGAGCTTGAATCAGTTCACAAG GTCCTAGAGTTATATGTGTGGTTAAGCTTCAGAATGGATGATTCCTTTCCAGACCGTGAAGTGGCTGCCTCTCAAAAGTCAATCTGTAGCAT GTTGATCGAAGAATATCTAGAGAGGTCGGGATGGCGACCACAAGGCCGAAGAAAGTTTTTGCGTGGACCGCAACCGCAAAAGCTGCTCCAAGAATACGATGAATCGCAATT GCGCAAATATTTTCAAGAAGTCAACCCAGGACCAAAGTAG
- the LOC8085945 gene encoding 40S ribosomal protein S27 has protein sequence MVLQNDIDLLNPPAELEKLKHKKKRLVQSPNSFFMDVKCQGCFSITTVFSHSQTVVVCPGCQTVLCQPTGGKARLTEGCSFRRKGD, from the exons ATG GTGCTGCAAAACGACATCGACTTGCTCAACCCGCCGGCAGAGCTTGAGAAGCTAAAGCACAAGAAGAAGCGCCTCGTCCAGTCCCCCAACTCCTTCTTCATG GATGTCAAGTGCCAGGGCTGTTTCAGCAT AACCACTGTGTTCAGCCACTCCCAGACTGTGGTTGTGTGCCCAGGCTGCCAAACTGTTCTCTGCCAACCTACTGGTGGGAAGGCCAGGCTCACTGAGGGGTGCTCCTTCCGTCGCAAGGGCGATTAG
- the LOC8060479 gene encoding ATP-dependent RNA helicase SUV3, mitochondrial isoform X1 encodes MAVAVLLRQRALSSPHAASSCRNVVYTSGLFSNSDLHSMVNSTNLRFWRTYHNSAKFDLTDLTHPHIWYPKAREKKRNVFLHVGPTNSGKTYSALKRLEASSSGVYCGPLRLLAREIAQRLNKVNVPCNLITGQERDEIEGAKHSSVTVEMADVTTDYQCAVIDEIQMVGCKSRGYSFTRALLGLCSDELHVCGDPAAVPLIQRILEATGDVVTVQYYERLSPLVPLKSPLGSFSNIKAGDCLVTFSRRGIYTLKKRIEREGKHLCSVVYGSLPPETRTKQATMFNDDTSDLDVLVASDAIGMGLNLNISRIIFSTMMKFDGFCNRELTVAEIKQIAGRAGRYGSKFPVGEVTCVDAEDLPLLHSSLKSASPIIERAGLFPTFDLLSLYSRLHGTDFFHPVLERFLEKAKLSPDYFIADCEDMLKVAAIVDDFPLGLYDKYLFCISPVDIRDDISVQGLVQFAENYARKGIVRLKEIFTPGTLQVPKTDNQLKELESVHKVLELYVWLSFRMDDSFPDREVAASQKSICSMLIEEYLERSGWRPQGRRKFLRGPQPQKLLQEYDESQLRKYFQEVNPGPK; translated from the exons ATGGCGGTTGCCGTCCTGCTGCGCCAGAGGGCGCTCTCGTCGCCCCACGCGGCCTCCTCGTGCCGAAATG TTGTATATACGAGTGGCCTTTTTTCCAATTCTGATCTACACTCAATGGTGAATTCTACTAATTTGAGATTTTGGAGGACCTACCATAACTCTGCGAAGTTTGATTTGACTGATTTGAC GCATCCTCATATCTGGTACCCTAAAGCCCGAGAAAAGAAGCGCAATGTGTTTTTACATGTTGGCCCTACAAACAGTGGGAAAACTTATAGTGCTCTCAAGAGactagaagcaagctcttcag GTGTGTACTGTGGACCTCTGAGATTGTTAGCAAGAGAGATAGCCCAAAGGTTAAACAAAGTTAACGTCCCTTGTAACTTGATTACTGGACAAGAAAGGGATGAAATTGAAGGTGCAAAGCATAGCTCAGTGACAGTTGAGATGGCTGATGTGACAACCGACTATCAATGTGCTGTTATTGATGAAATTCAG ATGGTTGGCTGTAAATCAAGGGGTTATTCGTTCACACGTGCACTTCTGGGGCTTTGTTCAGATGAACTTCATGTCTGTGGTGACCCAGCTGCTGTTCCCCTTATTCAGCGAATTCTTGAAGCTACTGGTGATGTAGTTACG GTTCAATATTATGAGAGACTATCTCCTTTGGTTCCTCTGAAGTCTCCACTTGGGTCTTTCTCTAACATCAAGGCAGGAGATTGTTTAGTAACATTTTCAAGACGTGGAATTTATACTCTCAAG AAAAGAATTGAAAGGGAGGGAAAGCATCTTTGCTCTGTGGTCTATGGTTCATTGCCACCAGAAACTCGAACAAAGCAG GCGACAATGTTCAATGATGATACCAGTGACCTTGATGTGCTAGTAGCTAGTGATGCTATTGGAATGGGTCTTAATCTGAACATTTCCAGAATTATTTTCTCTACAATGATGAAGTTTGACGGTTTCTGCAACAGGGAACTAACTGTGGCCGAAATCAAACAGATCGCTG GCAGGGCTGGGAGATATGGGTCTAAGTTCCCTGTTGGAGAAGTGACCTGTGTAGATGCTGAAGATCTCCCATTGCTGCACTCGTCTCTGAAATCAGCTTCCCCCATTATAGAG CGTGCTGGACTTTTCCCCACATTTGATTTATTATCTTTGTATTCACGATTACATGGAACTGACTTTTTTCACCCTGTACTG GAACGTTTCTTGGAGAAGGCTAAACTATCGCCAGACTATTTTATTGCTGATTGTGAAGATATGTTG AAGGTTGCTGCTATTGTTGATGATTTCCCTCTCGGATTGTATGATAAATACCTCTTCTGTATCAG TCCAGTGGACATACGTGATGATATATCTGTCCAAGGACTAGTTCAG TTTGCAGAAAATTATGCAAGGAAAGGCATTGTTCGACTTAAAGAGATATTCACACCTGGAACATTACAGGTTCCTAAAACAGACAATCAACTCAAGGAGCTTGAATCAGTTCACAAG GTCCTAGAGTTATATGTGTGGTTAAGCTTCAGAATGGATGATTCCTTTCCAGACCGTGAAGTGGCTGCCTCTCAAAAGTCAATCTGTAGCAT GTTGATCGAAGAATATCTAGAGAGGTCGGGATGGCGACCACAAGGCCGAAGAAAGTTTTTGCGTGGACCGCAACCGCAAAAGCTGCTCCAAGAATACGATGAATCGCAATT GCGCAAATATTTTCAAGAAGTCAACCCAGGACCAAAGTAG
- the LOC8085946 gene encoding uncharacterized protein LOC8085946 has product MFLRSKIQEVILRRRSRSMNSAGAQRSHVPDQAASSSTVPCDGDSGGAGADAAGSKSAAARALFASPRLLHSSSLPAGTLAFAKSPARDAESDTAFLMSPTSVLDAAAAFAPGTDGVGKRRRPWRARDNNGLADALDCSDQQQERIVLAATSSSSSLVRSCSLDRRVEFGVKNKSSWLPLHACSGSEATSPAPADPRDIIEPSSEDYTCVISRGPNPRTVHIFGDRVVEGSAGAGAAAEREESSPRPINLPARGDRGFFSL; this is encoded by the coding sequence ATGTTCTTGAGGTCGAAGATCCAGGAGGTGATCCTGCGCAGGAGATCGAGGTCAATGAACAGCGCCGGCGCGCAGAGGAGCCACGTCCCCGATCAGGCCGCGAGCTCGTCGACCGTTCCATGCGACGGCGACAGTGGCGGGGCCGGGGCAGACGCCGCCGGCAGCAAGAGTGCCGCTGCACGTGCCCTGTTCGCCTCCCCGAGGCTGCTGCACTCATCCTCCCTGCCCGCCGGCACCCTCGCCTTCGCCAAGAGCCCCGCGCGGGACGCCGAGTCCGACACGGCCTTCCTCATGAGCCCGACGTCCGTGCTCGACGCGGCTGCGGCGTTCGCGCCAGGCACGGACGGCGTCGGCAAGCGCCGACGGCCGTGGCGGGCGCGGGACAACAACGGCCTCGCGGACGCGCTGGACTGCAGCGACCAGCAGCAGGAGCGGATCGTCCTCGCGGCGacgtcgtcctcgtcctcgctgGTCAGGTCGTGCTCCCTGGACCGCCGCGTCGAGTTCGGCGTCAAGAACAAGAGCTCGTGGCTGCCCCTCCACGCCTGCAGCGGCAGCGAGGCCacgtcgccggcgccggccgACCCGCGGGATATAATAGAGCCGTCGTCGGAGGACTACACGTGCGTCATCTCCCGCGGGCCCAACCCAAGGACGGTGCACATCTTCGGCGATCGCGTCGTGGAAggcagcgccggcgccggcgctgcgGCGGAGAGGGAGGAGAGCTCGCCGCGGCCGATCAATCTGCCGGCGCGCGGCGACCGGGGCTTCTTCAGCCTCTGA
- the LOC8060477 gene encoding 40S ribosomal protein S27, whose amino-acid sequence MVLQNDIDLLNPPAELEKLKHKKKRLVQSPNSFFMDVKCQGCFSITTVFSHSQTVVVCPGCQTVLCQPTGGKARLTEGCSFRRKGD is encoded by the exons ATG GTGCTGCAGAACGACATCGACCTGCTCAACCCGCCGGCAGAGCTTGAGAAGTTAAAGCACAAGAAAAAGCGCCTCGTCCAGTCTCCCAACTCTTTCTTCATG GATGTCAAGTGCCAGGGCTGTTTCAGCAT AACCACTGTGTTCAGCCACTCCCAGACTGTGGTTGTGTGCCCTGGCTGCCAAACTGTTCTCTGCCAACCTACTGGTGGGAAGGCTAGGCTCACCGAGGGTTGCTCCTTCCGCCGCAAGGGTGATTAG
- the LOC8085947 gene encoding autophagy-related protein 16: MFGPTLSSTSPSPLAGPGAASASSSSSFFWFRLVFNEDPTEAPWPWLRTEATGRAASISPAAAEIHGRMTMAEAEAGRAAIRRALRSLKRRHLAEEGAHSPAIEALTRPFAAHALEWKEKAEKHEVELQHCYKAQSRLSEQLVTEIEEGKASKALLKEKEAMVTSLQAELEKSSEENVQLKQSLDEKTKALDLLIQEHQTVKAEHEQALTKLKAAEDENQSLIDRWMLEKMKDAEKLNEANAMYEEMVLKLKTAGVGGIQLNAQQEADGIIRRSEAGYMETSIPSTCTVTIRAHDGGCGSLMFEHNSDKLISGGQDQTLKIWSASTGALTSTLHGCLGSVNDLAVTNDNKFVVAACSSNKLFVWEVNGGRPRHTLTGHTKNVSSVDASWVKSFVVASSSNDRTIKTWDLQTGFCKSTIMSASNPNSLAFIDGDIICSGHRDGNLRLWDVRSGKCTTQIAAHLDVTSVCVSRSKNFILTSGRDNVHNLFDVRTLEICGTFRAMGNKVVGSWSKPCISPDENCIAAGSSDGSVYIWSRLKNGTPTILEGHSSPVLASAWCGLGPLATSDRNHIYLWS, from the exons ATGTTCGGGCCCACGCTATCCAGCACGAGTCCGAGTCCACTTGCGGGCCCGGGCGCCGCCTCCGCTTCTTCGTCTTCCTCTTTCTTCTGGTTTCGGCTAGTCTTCAACGAAGACCCAACCGAGGCGCCCTGGCCGTGGCTGAGAACTGAAGCCACCGGACGCGCGGCCTCCATCTCCCCTGCTGCTGCCGAAATCCACGGGAGAAT GACGATGGCCGAGGCCGAGGCTGGTAGGGCGGCGATCCGGCGCGCCCTGCGGTCGCTGAAACGGAGGCACCTCGCCGAGGAAGGGGCGCACAGCCCGGCCATCGAGGCGCTAACCCGTCCCTTCGCCGCTCAC GCTTTGGAGTGGAAAGAGAAGGCTGAGAAGCAtgaggtggagctgcagcactgCTACAAGGCACAATCCCGGCTCTCTGAGCAGCTTGTAACCGAGATAGAAGAAGGTAAAGCATCAAAAGCACTGCTCAAAGAGAAAGAAGCGATGGTTACAAGTTTGCAGGCTGAACTTGAGAAGTCAAG CGAAGAGAATGTACAACTGAAGCAGTCACTTGACGAAAAAACAAAAGCCTTAGATCTTCTCATTCAAGAGCATCAGACAGTGAAAGCCGAACATGAACAAGCATTGACGAAACTAAAAGCTGCAGAGGATGAGAACCAAAGTCTGATCGATCGATGGATGCTAGAGAAGATGAAGGACGCAGAGAAGCTCAACGAG GCCAATGCAATGTATGAGGAGATGGTTCTAAAGCTAAAGACAGCTGGAGTTGGTGGTATACAACTTAACGCACAGCAAGAAGCTGATGGCATCATACGGCGTTCTGAAGCTGGTTACATGGAAACATCAATCCCATCAACATGCACAGTAACTATTCGTGCTCATGATGGTGGGTGTGGATCTTTGATGTTTGAGCATAACTCAGACAAGCTAATTAGTGGGGGCCAGGATCAAACTCTTAAGATATGGAGTGCATCTACTGGTGCCTTGACCTCCACCCTACATGGTTGCTTGGGGTCTGTTAATGATCTTGCCGTGACCAATGATAACAAGTTTGTGGTCGCTGCCTGTAGCTCCAATAAGCTGTTTGTGTGGGAAGTTAATGGGGGACGTCCTCGTCACACTCTGACTGGTCACACAAAAAATGTTTCATCTGTTGATGCAAGCTGGGTGAAGAGCTTTGTTGTTGCTAGTTCATCCAATGATCGTACTATCAAGACTTGGGATCTACAGACAGGTTTCTGCAAAAGCACCATAATGTCTGCAAGCAACCCCAACTCACTAGCTTTCATTGATGGTGACATCATTTGTTCGGGCCATAGGGATGGAAATCTTCGGCTATGGGATGTCCGTAGTGGGAAATGCACTACACAGATAGCTGCTCATCTAGATGTCACCTCGGTCTGCGTGTCACGGAGCAAAAATTTTATTCTTACAAGTGGGAGAGATAATGTGCACAACCTTTTTGATGTTAGAACATTGGAGATTTGTGGAACATTCAGGGCCATGGGTAACAAAGTGGTGGGCAGCTGGAGCAAACCTTGTATTAGCCCTGATGAAAATTGCATCGCTGCTGGTTCTTCTGATGGATCTGTTTACATATGGTCGAGACTGAAGAATGGAACACCAACCATCCTAGAGGGTCATTCTTCACCTGTTCTCGCAAGTGCATGGTGCGGACTAGGACCTCTTGCTACCTCGGACAGGAATCATATTTATCTCTGGTCTTGA
- the LOC8060478 gene encoding tRNA (guanine-N(7)-)-methyltransferase non-catalytic subunit wdr4 — MEDTAVEEPEVSGAAEFAPALVAAHPQGNSVAVAIGPELRAFDLSAGLPVSLSDDCGGRSHSDAIRAICFSVSGALFASAGDDKLVKVWKTDSWRCIQTITSEKRVSAVAISNDDLYVTFADKFGVVWLVTLREDSAEQVSVDNKPVSILGHYCSIITSMKFSPDGRFIATADRDFKIRVTLFPKNPLKGAHEIQSFCLGHTDFVSCITFTSISETQSFLVSGGGDSTVRLWDYVNGCLLDTFQVRDKMGELLGPNEADDSSLAIADICPSIDGSLVAVAIQSFSGVMLLACDLVGKKLSFLKVITMEKSYIPTSLASSLSSELLWTVMGASNMPNQASSHLLTRLRIIPCFQKDRLSSSDAGPATLEDGEVPHGEKLLLALQGSLDVTKQEEVLASVLAALKVSMHKMLVKKHYSEERREQRKRGRNDKKIKN, encoded by the exons ATGGAGGACACAGCGGTCGAAGAGCCCGAGGTGAGCGGCGCCGCGGAGTTCGCGCCGGCGCTCGTCGCTGCCCACCCACAAGGCAACTCCGTCGCCGTCGCTATTGGGCCCGAGCTCCGCGCGTTCGATCTCAG TGCTGGTCTGCCAGTTTCATTGTCAGATGATTGTGGTGGCCGTTCTCATTCAGATGCTATAAGAGCTATTTGCTTCAGTGTGAGTGGAGCTTTGTTTGCATCTGCTGGTGACGACAAACTTGTGAAGGTTTGGAAGACTGATTCATGGCGTTGCATCCAGACTAT AACTtcggagaagagggtcagtgcAGTTGCTATTAGCAACGATGACCTGTATGTAACTTTTGCTGATAAATTTGGTGTTGTTTGGTTAGTCACTTTGCGGGAAGATAGTGCAGAGCAGGTTTCAGTTGATAACAAACCTGTGTCAATTCTTGGTCACTATTGCAGTATCATCACTAGCATG AAGTTTTCGCCAGATGGACGGTTCATTGCTACTGCTGACAGGGACTTCAAAATACGA GTCACATTATTCCCAAAGAATCCTCTAAAAGGGGCCCATGAAATACAGAGCTTTTGCCTTGGGCATACAGA CTTTGTGTCATGCATCACCTTCACTAGCATATCTGAAACCCAGAGCTTTCTTGTATCAGGAGGAGGTGATTCAACT GTTCGCCTGTGGGACTATGTAAATGGATGTCTCCTTGATACATTTCAAGTCAGAGATAAG ATGGGAGAACTCTTAGGACCAAATGAAGCAGATGATAGCAGTCTAGCCATTGCAGATATATGTCCGAGTATTGATGGCTCATTGGTTGCTGTAGCTATTCAAAG TTTCAGTGGTGTAATGCTTTTAGCATGTGATTTAGTAGGAAAGAAGTTATCTTTCCTAAAG GTGATTACGATGGAAAAGAGTTATATTCCTACTAGCTTAGCATCCAGCCTGTCCTCAGAACTCCTATGGACTGTCATGGGCGCATCAAACATGCCCAACCAGGCTTCCTCCCATTTATTAACCCGTTTAAGGATCATACCATGTTTCCAAAAGGACAGATTATCTTCTTCTGATGCCGGTCCTGCGACCCTTGAAGACGGTGAGGTACCACACGGTGAGAAGCTCCTTTTGGCACTGCAAGGAAGCCTCGACGTCACAAAGCAAGAGGAGGTGTTAGCTTCAGTGCTGGCTGCGCTGAAGGTTTCAATGCATAAGATGCTGGTGAAGAAGCACTACTCGGAAGAGAGGAGGGAGCAGAGGAAAAGAGGTAGGAACGACAAGAAGATCAAGAACTAG